From a region of the Lactuca sativa cultivar Salinas chromosome 4, Lsat_Salinas_v11, whole genome shotgun sequence genome:
- the LOC111899276 gene encoding uncharacterized protein LOC111899276 isoform X2, protein MVWLCVLTDSACCSSAFVVCLPSLSPPASNLGVTLLCRSQDGDIININVTVYLDVTEQCLERGISVCKDVSILMTRVRFRHMGNNRYCSMPNLQLRIRAYGSKKADN, encoded by the exons ATGGTTTGGTTATGTGTTTTAACTGATTCTGCATGTTGTTCTTCTGCATTTGTCGTCTGCCTTCCTTCGCTTTCTCCACCTGCTTCCAATTTGGGTGTTACTCTTTTATGTAGGTCGCAGGATGgagatattataaatattaatgtCACCGTTTACTTAGAT GTTACTGAACAATGCTTAGAGAGAGGTATTTCTGTTTGCAAAGATGTTTCTATATTGATGACACGTGTGCG ATTTCGCCACATGGGCAACAACAGATATTGTTCGATGCCTAATCTTCAACTAAGAATCAG gGCTTATGGATCTAAGAAAGCCGACAATTGA
- the LOC111899276 gene encoding uncharacterized protein LOC111899276 isoform X1: MVWLCVLTDSACCSSAFVVCLPSLSPPASNLGVTLLCRSQDGDIININVTVYLDVTEQCLERGISVCKDVSILMTRVRCYYNRFRHMGNNRYCSMPNLQLRIRAYGSKKADN, encoded by the exons ATGGTTTGGTTATGTGTTTTAACTGATTCTGCATGTTGTTCTTCTGCATTTGTCGTCTGCCTTCCTTCGCTTTCTCCACCTGCTTCCAATTTGGGTGTTACTCTTTTATGTAGGTCGCAGGATGgagatattataaatattaatgtCACCGTTTACTTAGAT GTTACTGAACAATGCTTAGAGAGAGGTATTTCTGTTTGCAAAGATGTTTCTATATTGATGACACGTGTGCG TTGCTATTACAACAGATTTCGCCACATGGGCAACAACAGATATTGTTCGATGCCTAATCTTCAACTAAGAATCAG gGCTTATGGATCTAAGAAAGCCGACAATTGA